One segment of Primulina tabacum isolate GXHZ01 chromosome 6, ASM2559414v2, whole genome shotgun sequence DNA contains the following:
- the LOC142549260 gene encoding ATP synthase subunit a-like translates to MMMPLFPMLSVGQQPTKPLVFSLYSYRKDSLSVWRESSVLNQSMNNFRRIFRFDEQSLNSSSSYTAGTSFGTQADGSDSSIYNNHGIYEGLDPTTSENKADFLRGEIFENVKKIFKKDCPDENKLLSIAEDLHNDEDNTYYLNEILEHLKNKKGDHYDFAQQQLNKIVGGTPPTITSPLDQFEIISWIPIEIGDLYLSFTNSSLFMLLTLSLVLLLFHFVTKKGGGKLVPNAWQSLVELLYDFVLNLVNEQIGGLSGNVKQKYFPCISVTLTFSLFRNLQGMIPYSFTVTSHFLITFGLSFSLFIGITIVGFQRNGLHFLSFSLPAGVPLPLAPFLVLLELISYCFRALSLGIRLFANMMAGHSLVKILSGFTWTMLCMNDLFYFIGDLGPLFIVLALTGLELGVAISQAHVSTISICIYLNDATNLHQSAYLFIIEQKRGTKFTKFTRTGS, encoded by the coding sequence ATGATGATGCCCTTATTTCCCATGCTTTCTGTTGGTCAACAACCAACCAAACCTCTCGTTTTTTCACTATACTCGTACAGGAAGGACTCTCTTTCTGTCTGGAGGGAATCATCGGTTCTCAATCAATCAATGAACAACTTTCGACGCATCTTTCGCTTTGATGAACAAAGTCTTAACTCAAGTTCCAGTTATACAGCTGGAACGTCGTTCGGAACTCAGGCTGATGGTAGTGATTCTAGTATTTATAATAATCATGGTATTTATGAAGGTCTGGACCCTACTACTAGTGAAAATAAAGCGGACTTCCTAAGGGGTGAAATCTTTGAAAAcgttaaaaaaatattcaaaaaagaCTGTCCTGATGAAAACAAATTACTCTCTATCGCCGAAGATTTGCATAATGATGAAGACAACACGTATTATCTAAATGAAATTCTAGaacatttaaaaaacaaaaagggTGATCACTATGACTTTGCCCAACAACAATTGAACAAGATTGTAGGGGGGACACCTCCGACGATCACCAGTCCACTTGATCAATTTGAAATTATCTCATGGATTCCTATTGAGATAGGGGACTTGTATTTATCATTCACAAATTCATCTTTGTTTATGCTACTCACTCTCAGTTTGGTCCTACTTTTGTTTCATTTTGTTACAAAAAAGGGAGGAGGAAAGTTAGTCCCAAATGCTTGGCAATCCTTGGTAGAGCTTCTTTATGATTTCGTGCTGAACCTGGTAAACGAACAAATAGGTGGTCTTTCCGGAAATGTGAAACAAAAGTATTTCCCTTGCATCTCGGTTACTTTGACTTTTTCGTTATTTCGTAATCTCCAGGGTATGATACCTTATAGCTTCACAGTTACAAGTCATTTTCTCATTACTTTTGGTCTCTCATTTTCTCTTTTTATTGGCATTACTATAGTGGGATTTCAAAGAAATGGGCTTCATTTTTTAAGCTTCTCATTACCCGCAGGAGTCCCACTGCCGTTAGCACCTTTTTTAGTACTCCTTGAGCTAATTTCTTATTGTTTTCGCGCATTAAGCTTAGGAATACGTTTATTTGCTAATATGATGGCCGGTCATAGTTTAGTAAAGATTTTAAGTGGGTTCACTTGGACTATGCTATGTATGAATGATCTTTTCTATTTCATAGGGGATCTTGGTCCTTTATTTATAGTTCTTGCATTAACCGGTCTTGAATTAGGTGTAGCTATATCACAAGCTCATGTTTCTACGATCTCAATCTGTATTTACTTGAATGATGCTACAAATCTCCATCAAAGtgcttatttatttataattgaaCAAAAGCGAGGAACGAAGTTTACCAAGTTTACGAGGACCGGATCGTAA